In Eublepharis macularius isolate TG4126 chromosome 4, MPM_Emac_v1.0, whole genome shotgun sequence, the following are encoded in one genomic region:
- the THG1L gene encoding probable tRNA(His) guanylyltransferase isoform X2: protein MFPWQRVACDFAAAAATVVRGTRARLGCVRVAMAKSKFEYVRDFEPDDTCLPNCWVVVRLDGRNFHRFAEQHGFKKPNDDRALQLMNSKFMTHVVSQFASSYVFYWKDYFEDQPLLYPPGFDGRVVLYPSDQNLKDYLSWRQADCHINNLYNTVFWSLVQRSGLTPVQAQTRLQGTLAGEKNEILFSEFNINYNNEPLMYRKGTVLVWQKVNKVIKKKIKIPEETEEKEVEVTRIKMTAVPLHCDIIGDQFWDQYPEILAEDS from the exons ATGTTCCCCTGGCAGAGGGTTGCCTGTGATTTTGCTGCGGCCGCCGCCACCGTTGTTCGCGGAACCCGCGCGCGGCTGGGCTGCGTCCGCGTCGCCATGGCAAAGAGCAAGTTCGAATACGTGCGAGACTTCGAACCGGACGATACGTGTCTGCCCAACTGCTGGGTGGTGGTCCGGTTGGACGGCCGCAACTTCCACCG CTTTGCTGAGCAACATGGTTTCAAGAAGCCCAATGATGACCGTGCCCTTCAGTTGATGAACAG CAAGTTCATGACTCATGTGGTTTCCCAGTTTGCCTCCAGCTACGTTTTCTATTGGAAAGATTACTTTGAAGACCAGCCTCTTTTGTATCCACCAGGATTTGATGGACGTGTCGTACTCTATCCTAGTGACCAGAATCTAAAGGACTATCTCAGTTGGAGACAAGCTGATT GCCACATTAATAATCTGTACAATACGGTATTTTGGAGTCTTGTACAGAGAAGTGGCTTGACACCTGTACAAGCGCAAACGAGATTACAG GGAACACTTGCAGGTGAAAAGAATGAAATTTTATTTTCTGAATTCAACATTAACTACAACAATGAACCCTTGATGTATAGAAAAGGAACGGTTCTAGTGTGGCAAAAG GTAAATAAAgttattaagaaaaaaattaaaattcctgaagaaacagaagagaaggaAGTTGAAGTGACCCGGATAAAGATGACAGCAGTACCTTTGCACTGTGACATCATTGGGGATCAGTTCTGGGACCAGTATCCTGAGATTCTAGCTGAAGATAGCTGA
- the THG1L gene encoding probable tRNA(His) guanylyltransferase isoform X1 encodes MFPWQRVACDFAAAAATVVRGTRARLGCVRVAMAKSKFEYVRDFEPDDTCLPNCWVVVRLDGRNFHRFAEQHGFKKPNDDRALQLMNRCAQTVMQELKDIAIAYGQSDEYSFIFKKRSNWFKRRSSKFMTHVVSQFASSYVFYWKDYFEDQPLLYPPGFDGRVVLYPSDQNLKDYLSWRQADCHINNLYNTVFWSLVQRSGLTPVQAQTRLQGTLAGEKNEILFSEFNINYNNEPLMYRKGTVLVWQKVNKVIKKKIKIPEETEEKEVEVTRIKMTAVPLHCDIIGDQFWDQYPEILAEDS; translated from the exons ATGTTCCCCTGGCAGAGGGTTGCCTGTGATTTTGCTGCGGCCGCCGCCACCGTTGTTCGCGGAACCCGCGCGCGGCTGGGCTGCGTCCGCGTCGCCATGGCAAAGAGCAAGTTCGAATACGTGCGAGACTTCGAACCGGACGATACGTGTCTGCCCAACTGCTGGGTGGTGGTCCGGTTGGACGGCCGCAACTTCCACCG CTTTGCTGAGCAACATGGTTTCAAGAAGCCCAATGATGACCGTGCCCTTCAGTTGATGAACAGGTGTGCACAGACAGTAATGCAGGAGCTAAAGGATATTGCTATTGCTTATGGACAAAGTGATGAATACAGCTTTATTTTCAAAAAGAGAAGTAACTGGTTTAAGAGGCGATCTAG CAAGTTCATGACTCATGTGGTTTCCCAGTTTGCCTCCAGCTACGTTTTCTATTGGAAAGATTACTTTGAAGACCAGCCTCTTTTGTATCCACCAGGATTTGATGGACGTGTCGTACTCTATCCTAGTGACCAGAATCTAAAGGACTATCTCAGTTGGAGACAAGCTGATT GCCACATTAATAATCTGTACAATACGGTATTTTGGAGTCTTGTACAGAGAAGTGGCTTGACACCTGTACAAGCGCAAACGAGATTACAG GGAACACTTGCAGGTGAAAAGAATGAAATTTTATTTTCTGAATTCAACATTAACTACAACAATGAACCCTTGATGTATAGAAAAGGAACGGTTCTAGTGTGGCAAAAG GTAAATAAAgttattaagaaaaaaattaaaattcctgaagaaacagaagagaaggaAGTTGAAGTGACCCGGATAAAGATGACAGCAGTACCTTTGCACTGTGACATCATTGGGGATCAGTTCTGGGACCAGTATCCTGAGATTCTAGCTGAAGATAGCTGA